Below is a genomic region from Mercenaria mercenaria strain notata unplaced genomic scaffold, MADL_Memer_1 contig_3581, whole genome shotgun sequence.
TACACTTGATATTAAACTTTTTGAGGCTACGCAATATGAAAATCATTATATTTAGTTTATTTGGCTTAATATCTAAAAATCACAAATGAAGTTCTTCTctgcaaaaatataattttcgtTCTGGAAGTAAAATTTGATCAGTAACCTAAACGTAGTTTAAAGTTATAATTACATAATTAACAATGATTCTTATTTTCTAGGTTTAACACTAGACAAATCTGGCCTCATAACAACCCAGTGGAGGAAACTAGAACAAAACGAAAACTGGACGAAACAAGTAACTTTTGTTCTAATGATTGTCTTAAACATGATGTTGCATGAATCTTCGTAACGTTTTTGTTTATTCCATCACGGAAGTTCATGAAAGTGACATTACCTATAAAGTTTCTCTATATCACTACGACAGAATACAAAACTATCTATGACTAGCTCTACAAAAGTTATAATTTTCTTTATGCATGCGTTTATTACATGCTTTACAgcaaattaaatacatgtacttgttaaatTGTTTTGTAGCTTTCACAGTGGAAGTTTAATTATTGCGGAATTTATTTTCTGTTGGTGTAAAATTATTAACAGGGTGAAAAACTTTTAGAAGATGATCAGTTAGCTGTTTATTgtagtttaaaatgtaaattagaaTACTGTCACCAGCGAGCATGTAGCGGTATGACAATATAATGAAATACGTGTTATCCgaatttcatttttgcatttacAAATTTTCTACTATTTATTTGTGATGCAATTAGATGTTTTAGAAATTGTAAAGGCACACTACAGTAAAGTTAGAAATTGAATGTGAAAGGTCTGGCTAATATAAAGGCATTGCAAcagaatatttgaaaatatgtttctttATATCTAgggaaaataataaagaaattttaCCAAAACTCACCATGGCATATATTATTATGATGGTTACTTTCACATTTCAGTATGCTGAAAAGCTTCTAGATGACATACAGAAACATTGTGTTAGAGAAAAAAGCCTTTCAAACATACGCATTTTGCTTTTGGGATCAGTAGGAGCTGGAAAATCATCATTTGTTAATACGGTAGCATCCATTGATAGAGGAAGACTATCACAGATAACCCTTGCAGGAGGAGCTGATGGCAGTTTGACTTTAACGGTATGGCAACTTTTAAAACTAATATTGACTAACATTTATGCATGCAATTCCGCTGAATAAAAGCTCGGTGTTTCTGTTTAGATAGTTCCTGATTCATGTATTAATGCCTGTCTCGTAATATATTGCAGTCATTTTAAAAGTCAACTTTTTAATTAGGCAAAAATCATCCGCACGAATaaagattttatatattatataacaaaatacaagaaaatgaaTAAGCTTTAAACACCGTTTCACAGAAACGTGAGCTAATCTTGGCTTTTGACAGGAATTTTTTATGAGTAAAGAGACGGGAAGCTTCATCAAAATGATGACAATAACCTTACTTTACATGTATCAGTATAAATGAGTTTGTTTTATGCGGCAACAGCTGAAAGAATATAGACCGCAACACAAATTGAAGAACTTCAGAATATTAGATACAATGGGCGTGGAGGACAATGATCAGGGAGGACTCAATCTTAAGGATGTTTTATACCTTGTCAAGGGTCACATTCCACCGAATTATAAGGTAAGTGCAAAACTTCAGTCTTGAAATAAACGACAAATGGGCTAAAGTACTACATATCAGCTTTGTGCTTTATCTAATagatataatacttttttttcggaaaataaacACGTTTTAAATGGATTTACAGAACACAACAAAAAAGGATGGATTATTAACTAAAACAACAGTGGAGATAAGAAACATAAATAACAATTCTTAATATCACAAATACATATAGATACGAAACCTTTATATCGTTACTCGTTACTCGTAACTCAAGTTGCGAATGAAGATGTggtttttcttatttctttctttctgtttgctgttttttttttctttcttatttttctttttttttttttttggttgggcaTTGCCTTCGTGTCCGAGTGCCTAAGGTCGCCTAACTTCCAATTTTATGCGCCTCAGCGAAAAGGGTTTGATTCTCGcatgtgaggaatccatctagctggcttgcggaaggtcggtggttctactcaggtgcctgttcgtgatgaaaaaatgcacgtaggggcaactggggtcgtctcatccatcaaagctggaaagtcgccagtatgatctataattgtgtcggtgtgacgtaaaaccaaagaaaaaagtttttattttgtaatatttatatgtcagcattaatgatatttaaaaaatgcaatcGTTGATCATGCATAtagttttgtttcatttatatggagtcattttttttcctttaaagtcatttatttgattttaaaccaTGATCATTTTCATAGTGTAGTGATGTTACCTGAGGTCAAAATATGCTCAATATTGTTACATTTAAAGTTCAATCCTGCCACACCAATTGATGAAGGAAGCAAAGAATTCAGGTCAGAGCCAAATGAAAAAGATAGAATTCATTGTGTGGTTTTTGTAATAGATGCTACTGTCGCCGGAAATGACAATATTTCGGATGcgagaagaagaaaaataaaagaactaCAAACAGAGTTAAAGGCTCTcggtaaaaatatttatttatatttgatttgaaaataagacAATAGAATTCAGATAATGATATACataattttttaacaactttatGAAGACATCGTCAATTTTATTCGGTCCTTTTTTTGAGTTCATTTCCTAGTAAACTTTACAGCTGATGCTATATGCATGAAACTTATAAATGACTACCGGACTGAACAATAGATTGGAAACCACGATTCCAACG
It encodes:
- the LOC128553196 gene encoding interferon-induced protein 44-like — protein: MRQQLKEYRPQHKLKNFRILDTMGVEDNDQGGLNLKDVLYLVKGHIPPNYKFNPATPIDEGSKEFRSEPNEKDRIHCVVFVIDATVAGNDNISDARRRKIKELQTELKALDIPRIVLLTKIDVLCEFVDEDIENTYESEKVKDAVHVARELYKVPEHCIFPVENYESEVEADYKKEILHLLALRQMIYFGTDFLNSVSASTSDDETP